One Thioclava sp. ES.031 genomic window, CCACGTCGGGGACGTTCACGCCCTTGCGGTCCGAGATCGTACCGCCCACGGTGACGGTGCAATTCGCGAAATCGTCGCCGCAGTCGTCGACCACCAGACGGATCTTGCCGTCATTGACCAGCAGCTCCGAGCCCGGCTCGAGCGCCTGGAAAATCTCGGGATGCGGCAGGCACACGCGATGCGTGGCACCGGGCTTGTCCTCGAGATCGAAGCGGAACTTGTCGCCGTCCTCCAGCTCCGCCCCATGCGCCGCGAAGGTGCCGACGCGCAATTTCGGGCCCTGAAGATCCGCGAGGATCGCGATCGGGCGGCCGAACTCGGCTTCGAGTTGGCGAATGATGGCGTGACGGGCGCGATGCTCCTCGTGGGTGCCATGGCTCATGTTCAGGCGGAACACGTCCGCGCCTGCGACGAACAGAGCTTTGATGCTGTCATAGTCCGAGGAAGAAGGGCCCAGCGTAGCCACGATCTTCACGTTGCGAAGGCGTCTCATGCGTCCTCGTTTTCCGTTCAAATTGATGTCATTTCGTGGGCCAAGTAAGCGTATGGCGCAATTTGTCTCGGGCCGCAACTGGCGTGGCGCAATCTTTCCCGTTATCTGGGCCATATCGAGTAAGCGTGAAGAGACTATGAACGAAAAACAGCCCCTTTCGATCACCGGAGAGGCACGGACCGGACGCTGGCTGGTCACGTGCGATCATGCGCGCAACACCGTGCCCGATTGGGTGGGTGGTGGCGATCTGGGGATCGACGCCGAGGATATGGCGCGCCACATCGCCTATGACGTCGGTGCACTGGGGCTGTCGGAGGCGCTGGCGGAACGGCTCGACTCGCCGATGATCGCGAGCGATTTTTCGCGCCTCGTGATCGACCCGAACCGGGGCGAAGACGATCCGACTCTGGTGATGAAGCTTTATGACGGCACGATCATCCCCGCGAACCGCCATGCCGACGCGGCAGAGGTCGAGCGGCGGCTGGACCGGCTCTATCGCCCCTATCATGCGGAATATGCCCGGCTCGCGGCGCGGCGCGACGACACGGTGATCTGCGCGGTTCACTCCTTTACGCCGCGCCTGCGCGGGCGCCCGCCCCGGCCGTGGGACGTCGGCATCCTGCACGCCCCGGCCGATCCGCGCCTCGCCTATGAGATGATCGCAGCGCTCGAAGCCGAGGGCGATCTCTGCGTGGGCGACAACCAACCCTATCTGGGCCATCTGGAAGGCGACTCGATCGATCGCCACGCGCTGGCGGATGGTCGCCCGAATGTGCTGCTCGAGCTGCGCAACGATCTGATCGCGACACCCGAGCAGCAAGCAGCATGGGCCGACCGCCTCGCACCGATTCTGACGCGGGTTCTGGAGCAGAGCGGCCTCTGATTGGCGACAATGATTACGCCGGTCGCGCGATTGTTTCCAGGCGGCGCAGCTTCCGCCACATTCTGGCCACATTCTATTGACGACCTCCTAAGAGCATCGGATATTTGGCCCTGATTTCAGGGGGATATTACCTATGCTTGCGACTCTTCTGCTCGCCTTCCTGCCGATGGCGCTGCTTGTCGGCGTCGGCCATGACGGCGGCCACGACCATAAAGATCACAGTGACGAAGAGGACCAGACGCGCCCGGAAGAAGACGGCACCGGCGCTGGCGAGGAGATCGACATCTCGGAGCCCGATCAGCTGACCGAAGGCACGTCGGGCGACGACACGATCCGTGGCACCGATGGGACCGACTCCGTTATGGGGAACGCGGGCGACGACACCATCTATCTCGGCGATGGCAACGACGGCGGCGACCTCTCGCCGGAGGCCCAGCAGGCGATGGATCAGGCGACGAGCCTTGGCGACCTCCTCGACGCCCTCGAGGCGTCCGGCGTCTTCGGCGCGGTCGGCGGCTCGGGCAACGACTATATAGATGCAGGCGCAGGCAACGACTCGATCACCGGCAGCCAGGGCGACGACACGCTGCGCGGCAATCTCGGCGCGGACTATATCTTCGATGCGGAAGGGTCGAACGACCTCTATGGCGGCTATGGCGATGACGAGCTCCATGCCGTCGATCAGGACGGCGCGCCCGACCTGCTCGATGGCGGCGCGAATAACGACTACCTCCATGGCGATGACGGCGACACGATGACCGGCGGCACCGGGTCGGATTTGTTCGCGGTCAACTGGAACGAGGGCGATGCGCCGGTGACAGTGACCGATTTCGGACAGCTCGGCCCGAACCCGGACCCGAACGCGTCCGGCGAATTTCTCGGCATCGAGGTGGATGACCTCTCGCACCTGTCGGACTTCACCGTCTCGCAAAGCGGCAAGGACTCCATCGTGTCGATCAACGGTCAGAACGTCGCGACGCTCCAGAATGTCGAATATGCCGCGCTCAAGGCGGCGGGTGGCGCGATCTATGCGACCGACGGGACGAACTACGGGCACCCGACCTACGCCTGACCCATTCTCGAATCACGATGAGAGGCCGCCGATCGCGCGGCCTCCTTCCGTTTCGGTAAAGCCCCCAAAACGCGACCATATCCGATCGCGATACTAATCCTCGACATTCTCTCTGATGGTTAACGACCTCTGAACAATGGGGCGGTTTCGGCCTCACAAAACTTTTGCGCAGCCGACAAAATGTCGCGACGATCAAGGCAAGATCAGGAGAAACCATGCTCGCCTTGTTCATCGCCACCACCATCGCGTTATGCCTTCTCGGCTGGGCCGAGGGCTTGCCGCGCCAGCGCCAAGCGCGCGCCACCGCCGACATCGGGGCGGCCGCCACGGCGCCGTCGCACGGCGCTCCGCTGGGAGAGGCGCCCGACACGCGCACCGCCAATGCGGAGGACGGCGCGGAAGACCTCGATGCCGCCGTGATGATGCGCATCGAAGCGCTGCTGGCGCATCCGAACCAACAGGCCGAGACCCGCGCAAAACACACCCCGACACCTGCGCCCGCCGCCGGCCCCGAGCCGCTGCCGCGGATCAACGGGTTCGAACCGGGCGACGCCATCGCCCTCGATTTCACCGGCTCTGCGCCGCGTCGCGACGACATCACCTTCCGCACCTGCGCCGAAGGCACGCTCGTCGTGATCGAAGGTCAGGCCGAACTTGTCATCACTGGCATCGCGCCCGAGCAAATCGCGCCAGATGCCTTCCAATTCCGCGCTCATGCGGCGGCCTGAGAGACACCGCCCGCATGACAGGAAAAGACCCCGGTTGGGCTGGCCGGGGTCTTTTCTTTTTTAAATTCTGGATGTTGCGCCTCGGCGCGGATCAGATCGCGGCCTTGCGGCTCTCGTCGAGATAGATCTCGCGCAGGCGCGCAGCCACCGGGCCAACCGCGCCCTCGGCCACCGTCTCGCCGTCGATCTCGACCACCGGCATCACGAAGGCCGACGCCGAGGTATAGAAGGCCTCGTCCGCAGCTTGCGCCTCTTCGATGGTGAAGGGACGCTCCTCGATTTCCATCTGCGCTTCGGCGGCATATTTCAGCAGCGAGGCGCGGGTGATCCCGTGCAGAATGTCCTCGCTCAGATGCCGCGTGATGATCTTGTTGCCCTTCACGATATAGACGTTGTTCGACGAGCCTTCGGTCACGAAGCCATCCTCGACGAACCACGCATCGTTCTTGCCCGCCTTCTCGGCCGCCATCTTCGCCATCGACGGATAGAGCAGCTGCACCGTCTTGATGTCGCGGCGATGCCAACGCAGGTCGGGCAGCGAGATCACCTTGATGCCCTGTTTCGCCTTCGGATCGTCGGCGAGGTTCGGCTTCGACTGGGTATAGAGCACCACGGTCGGGGGCGTGCCCTCCGGAGGGTAGTGGAAATCGCGATCGCCCGCATTCCCGCGCGAGACCTGAAGGTAGATCAGCCCTTCGACGATCTCGTTGCGCTTGACCAGTTCGCGGTGGATCTCGATCCATTCGTCGCGGGTCAGATCGCAGCTCATCTCCAGCTCCGCCATCGAGCGGTCGAGCCGGTTCATGTGACCTTCGAATTCGAGGATCTTGCCGTCCAGAACGGAAGTCACCTCATAGACCGCATCGCCCATCACGAAACCACGGTCGAAGACGGAGACCTTGGCCTCTTCCTCGGGAATATACTCTCCGTTGAGATAGACGATCCGGCTCATATTCTTGCTCCTTGCAAACTCAGCCCCAGAGCTCCGGCTCCGGCGGCTCCACCACGCTGCCCTTGTAGCGCAGCGGCACATCGCGGTCTTCGGCCAGAAGCAGCGGGCCGTCAAGATCGACGTAATCGGCACCTTGGGCGACCAGCATCGCCGGCGCCATCGCCAGAGACGATCCCACCATGCAGCCGACCATTACGCCGAACCCCTCGGCGCGCGCCAGATCGCGCAGCCGCAGGGCCTCGGTGAGCCCGCCGGTCTTGTCCAGCTTGATGTTGATGACGTCGTATTTGCCGCGCAGGTTCAAAAGCCCGTCGCGGGTATGGCAGCTCTCATCGGCGCAGATCGGCACCAGCCGCTGGATATCCGACAGCGCCTCATCCCCTGCCGCGGGCAAGGGCTGCTCGACCAGCGCGACGCCCAGCTTCTTCAACTCGGCCTGAATGTCGAGGAAGGTCTCGATCTCCCAGCCCTCATTCGCGTCGACGATGATCTTCGACTCCGGCGCCCCTTCACGCACCGCGCGCAGCCGCGGCATGTCTTCGGGCGTGCCGAGCTTGATCTTCAGCAGCGGGCGATGCGCATGCTCGGCGGCCGCCGCGCGCATCTTCACCGGCTCGTCGAGCGACAGCGTATAGGCTGTGGTCTGGCTCACGGGCTTGTCCAGCCCGGCAAGCTCCCAGACCGGGACGCCCTTCTTCTTGGCTTCCCAATCCCACAAAGCGCAATCGACCGCATTGCGGGCGGCGCCTGCGGGCAGCGCCTCTTGCAGCTCGGCGCGGGAAATCCCTTGTGGCAGGCTCTCGATCTGCGCGGTGACGCTGTCGAGGCTTTCGCCGTACCGCGCATAGGGCACGCATTCGCCCCGCCCCGTCACGCCCTCGCGCTCCAGCGTCACGCTCAGCACATGCGCCTCGGTGCGCGAGCCGCGCGCGATGGTAAAGACCTGCGCCAGCTTGAACGTATCATGGCTCACCCGGATCATCCGCGCCCCCCTTCGACTTGGTGCAAATATCCCCGCCGGAGGCATCCGGCAGGGGTCACAAGCGAGACAATCAGATCGCGGCGAGCGCGTCTACCAGCTTGCCCGCACCGAAGCGGAACGGATCGGTGGCGGGCAGGCCCATTTCTTCCTCGACCTTCGCCAGATAGGCCTTGGCCTCGTCCTCGCCCATCTTCTGAGTGTTGACCGAGATGCCGACCACCTGACAGGCGGGATTGGCGACCTTCGCGAGCGCCAGCGCCATGTCGCTCAGCTCTTGCAGCGAGGGCAGCTTGTAGCCCGGCAGCCCGCGCATATGGGTGCGCGTCGGCTCATGCGCGAGGATCAGCGCGTCGGGCTGACCGCCATGGATCAGCGCCATCGTCACACCCGAATAGGAGACGTGGAACAGGCTGCCCTGCCCCTCGATCAGGTCCCAGTGGTCGGAATCGTTGTCGGGCGTGAGGTATTCGATCGAGCCCGCCATGAAATCCGCGATCACCGCATCGAGCGGCACACCATCGCCGGTGATCAGGATGCCGGTCTGGCCGGTCGCGCGGAACGTGGCCTTCATGCCGCGCTCGCGCATCTCGCGCTCCATGCAAAGCGCGGTATACATCTTGCCCGCCGAGCAATCGGTGCCCACGGCAAGGCAGCGCTTGCCCGCGCGCTTCTCGCCATTGGCGATCGGGTATTTCACCGCCGGGATGCGCACGTCATGCAGCTGACGGCCGCAGGCTTCGGCCACAGCGACCAGATCGGGCTCGTCGCGCAGCAGGTTGTGCAGCCCCGAGGCGAGGTCGAGCCCCTCTTCCAGCGCCTCTACCAGCACCTTCTTCCAGCTCTGCGAGATCAGGCCGCCGCGGTTCGCGACGCCGATCACCAGCGTCTTGCAGCCCTTCGCAACGGCCTCTTTGATATCGAGATCTTGGATGCCCATGTCGGCTTGGCATCCCTCCATCCGGTACTGGCCGACGGCATATTCGGGCCGCCAGTCCTTGATCCCCTGCGCGACCTTTGCGGACAAGGGATCGGGGGCA contains:
- a CDS encoding N-formylglutamate amidohydrolase, giving the protein MNEKQPLSITGEARTGRWLVTCDHARNTVPDWVGGGDLGIDAEDMARHIAYDVGALGLSEALAERLDSPMIASDFSRLVIDPNRGEDDPTLVMKLYDGTIIPANRHADAAEVERRLDRLYRPYHAEYARLAARRDDTVICAVHSFTPRLRGRPPRPWDVGILHAPADPRLAYEMIAALEAEGDLCVGDNQPYLGHLEGDSIDRHALADGRPNVLLELRNDLIATPEQQAAWADRLAPILTRVLEQSGL
- a CDS encoding calcium-binding protein yields the protein MLATLLLAFLPMALLVGVGHDGGHDHKDHSDEEDQTRPEEDGTGAGEEIDISEPDQLTEGTSGDDTIRGTDGTDSVMGNAGDDTIYLGDGNDGGDLSPEAQQAMDQATSLGDLLDALEASGVFGAVGGSGNDYIDAGAGNDSITGSQGDDTLRGNLGADYIFDAEGSNDLYGGYGDDELHAVDQDGAPDLLDGGANNDYLHGDDGDTMTGGTGSDLFAVNWNEGDAPVTVTDFGQLGPNPDPNASGEFLGIEVDDLSHLSDFTVSQSGKDSIVSINGQNVATLQNVEYAALKAAGGAIYATDGTNYGHPTYA
- a CDS encoding D-amino-acid transaminase produces the protein MSRIVYLNGEYIPEEEAKVSVFDRGFVMGDAVYEVTSVLDGKILEFEGHMNRLDRSMAELEMSCDLTRDEWIEIHRELVKRNEIVEGLIYLQVSRGNAGDRDFHYPPEGTPPTVVLYTQSKPNLADDPKAKQGIKVISLPDLRWHRRDIKTVQLLYPSMAKMAAEKAGKNDAWFVEDGFVTEGSSNNVYIVKGNKIITRHLSEDILHGITRASLLKYAAEAQMEIEERPFTIEEAQAADEAFYTSASAFVMPVVEIDGETVAEGAVGPVAARLREIYLDESRKAAI
- the dgcA gene encoding N-acetyl-D-Glu racemase DgcA, whose amino-acid sequence is MIRVSHDTFKLAQVFTIARGSRTEAHVLSVTLEREGVTGRGECVPYARYGESLDSVTAQIESLPQGISRAELQEALPAGAARNAVDCALWDWEAKKKGVPVWELAGLDKPVSQTTAYTLSLDEPVKMRAAAAEHAHRPLLKIKLGTPEDMPRLRAVREGAPESKIIVDANEGWEIETFLDIQAELKKLGVALVEQPLPAAGDEALSDIQRLVPICADESCHTRDGLLNLRGKYDVINIKLDKTGGLTEALRLRDLARAEGFGVMVGCMVGSSLAMAPAMLVAQGADYVDLDGPLLLAEDRDVPLRYKGSVVEPPEPELWG
- the dgcN gene encoding N-acetyltransferase DgcN; amino-acid sequence: MIDTPYLLFLGDAPDPLSAKVAQGIKDWRPEYAVGQYRMEGCQADMGIQDLDIKEAVAKGCKTLVIGVANRGGLISQSWKKVLVEALEEGLDLASGLHNLLRDEPDLVAVAEACGRQLHDVRIPAVKYPIANGEKRAGKRCLAVGTDCSAGKMYTALCMEREMRERGMKATFRATGQTGILITGDGVPLDAVIADFMAGSIEYLTPDNDSDHWDLIEGQGSLFHVSYSGVTMALIHGGQPDALILAHEPTRTHMRGLPGYKLPSLQELSDMALALAKVANPACQVVGISVNTQKMGEDEAKAYLAKVEEEMGLPATDPFRFGAGKLVDALAAI